A portion of the Archocentrus centrarchus isolate MPI-CPG fArcCen1 chromosome 19, fArcCen1, whole genome shotgun sequence genome contains these proteins:
- the uros gene encoding uroporphyrinogen-III synthase isoform X2 yields the protein MHVLLLKEPRDGESGSDPYIKELASHGHKATLVPVLSFKFVSLNSLSAKLFQPEKYGGLIFTSPRAVEAVKLCLDAEERREEWNKAVKDKWNTKSIYVVGKATASLVHNLGLNPLGADTGTAEVLSRLIIEREATNIPPLFFPCGSIKREVLPTALRENGVPLETLTVYQTAEHPDLEKNLTNYFTEQGIPASIAFFSPSGVKFCLEVVRRLSGEQLTQIRFAAIGPTTQDAMAADGLCVSCTAEKPTAEHLATAIAKALE from the exons ATGCATGTATTGCTACTTAAAGAGCCAAGAGATGGCGAGTCTGGGTCTGATCCCTATATTAAG GAGCTGGCTTCACACGGACATAAAGCAACGCTAGTTCCAGTGCTGTCCTTTAAGTTTGTGTCATTAAACAGTTTGTCAGCTAAG CTTTTCCAACCTGAGAAATATGGTGGTCTTATATTCACCAGTCCAAGAGCAGTGGAGGCTGTGAAGCTGTGTTTAGATGCAGAGGAAAGAAGGGAAG AATGGAACAAAGCAGTGAAAGACAAGTGGAACACCAAGTCCATCTATGTGGTTGGAAAGGCCACTGCTTCATTAG TACATAATCTAGGTCTGAACCCTTTGGGAGCAGACACAGGGACAGCGGAGGTCTTATCACGGCTTATTATTGAAC GAGAGGCCACAAATATCCcaccactttttttcccctgtggcTCAATCAAAAGAGAAGTCTTGCCCACGGCTTTAAGGGAAAATG gAGTGCCCCTAGAGACGCTAACTGTCTATCAAACAGCAGAACATCCTGATCTGGAGAAAAATCTAACGAATTATTTCACAGAGCAG GGCATTCCGGCAAGCATAGCTTTCTTCAGTCCATCAGGAGTGAAGTTTTGCCTCGAAGTGGTGCGGAGGCTGTCGGGTGAACAGCTGACTCAGATAAGG tttgcaGCCATAGGGCCTACTACACAAGATGCGATGGCAGCAGACGGCCTTTGTGTCAGCTGCACTGCGGAAAAGCCAACAGCTGAACACCTGGCAACAGCAATAGCCAAAGCTCTGGAGTGA
- the uros gene encoding uroporphyrinogen-III synthase isoform X1: MVTVVNLSSCVLLSLRIQCFNMHVLLLKEPRDGESGSDPYIKELASHGHKATLVPVLSFKFVSLNSLSAKLFQPEKYGGLIFTSPRAVEAVKLCLDAEERREEWNKAVKDKWNTKSIYVVGKATASLVHNLGLNPLGADTGTAEVLSRLIIEREATNIPPLFFPCGSIKREVLPTALRENGVPLETLTVYQTAEHPDLEKNLTNYFTEQGIPASIAFFSPSGVKFCLEVVRRLSGEQLTQIRFAAIGPTTQDAMAADGLCVSCTAEKPTAEHLATAIAKALE, encoded by the exons ATGGTTACTGTGGTAAATCTGTCATCCTGTGTCTTGCTAAG TTTAAGAATCCAGTGTTTCAACATGCATGTATTGCTACTTAAAGAGCCAAGAGATGGCGAGTCTGGGTCTGATCCCTATATTAAG GAGCTGGCTTCACACGGACATAAAGCAACGCTAGTTCCAGTGCTGTCCTTTAAGTTTGTGTCATTAAACAGTTTGTCAGCTAAG CTTTTCCAACCTGAGAAATATGGTGGTCTTATATTCACCAGTCCAAGAGCAGTGGAGGCTGTGAAGCTGTGTTTAGATGCAGAGGAAAGAAGGGAAG AATGGAACAAAGCAGTGAAAGACAAGTGGAACACCAAGTCCATCTATGTGGTTGGAAAGGCCACTGCTTCATTAG TACATAATCTAGGTCTGAACCCTTTGGGAGCAGACACAGGGACAGCGGAGGTCTTATCACGGCTTATTATTGAAC GAGAGGCCACAAATATCCcaccactttttttcccctgtggcTCAATCAAAAGAGAAGTCTTGCCCACGGCTTTAAGGGAAAATG gAGTGCCCCTAGAGACGCTAACTGTCTATCAAACAGCAGAACATCCTGATCTGGAGAAAAATCTAACGAATTATTTCACAGAGCAG GGCATTCCGGCAAGCATAGCTTTCTTCAGTCCATCAGGAGTGAAGTTTTGCCTCGAAGTGGTGCGGAGGCTGTCGGGTGAACAGCTGACTCAGATAAGG tttgcaGCCATAGGGCCTACTACACAAGATGCGATGGCAGCAGACGGCCTTTGTGTCAGCTGCACTGCGGAAAAGCCAACAGCTGAACACCTGGCAACAGCAATAGCCAAAGCTCTGGAGTGA
- the mmp21 gene encoding matrix metallopeptidase-21 has protein sequence MLTFIQLIFFLFLTNISSTDAEKPFHNRDHSDMQSLNSHQAQAVTDKYGFIEPVNWEEVQLEDSDASFSGDFLDDLQATIQEGISVAHLRDAHRAGDQREYSSQNKNQAFISALTEFQRVSGLPVTGVFDEATKVAMNKPRCGVPDKEMGLTNPVVATVPESSGDFDFENSTSNNTTSGASFGTANFSEDDILNFNDTDSVLTGISNDTSMNYTTEILNITSLNSSHDSRLGSQTGNISVNTSQSEAVRRRKRHLAGLISKTRKTRDVSQTDHMAFSKKVLKWRLIGEGYSSQLTIEDQRYIFRLAFRMWSEVSPLEFVEDTHAPLEDVDIRLGFGTGRHLGCNQKFDGTGQEFAHAWFLGDIHFDDDEHFTAPNVGSGISLLKVAVHEIGHVLGLPHIYRPGSIMQPSYLPQESSFEMNWMDRKAIQQLYGACKGRFDTVFDWIRKEKTPYGEVVIRFNTYFMRDGWYWLYENRNNRTRYGDPVPLQTGWHGIPMDGVDAYVHVWSRKRDAVYFFRGTQFWKYDSENDQVFRQDPEGHRYPRLISEGFPGVPSPIDTAFYDRRDSHIYFFKNNLVYAFNVEANDLARGFPKNIRDVFPPVVNRDHPDGNIDAAYFSYTHNAIFLLKGIRFWQVVGSRDRWQRPFLPRNGLLPHKEVDQHWFDICNVHPTALKLTR, from the exons ATGCTGACTTTTATCCAGCTgatatttttcctctttttgacCAACATTAGCTCAACTGATGCAGAGAAACCTTTCCATAATCGGGATCATTCTGACATGCAGTCCCTTAATTCTCACCAAGCTCAGGCTGTAACGGACAA ATATGGATTCATTGAGCCAGTTAACTGGGAGGAAGTTCAGCTTGAGGATTCAGACGCCTCGTTCAGCGGTGACTTCCTCGATGACCTTCAAGCCACAATCCAGGAGGGAATCTCAGTGGCTCATTTAAGGGATGCTCATCGAGCTGGTGATCAACGGGAGTACAGCAGCCAAAATAAGAACCAAGCATTTATTTCAGCACTTACAGAGTTTCAGAGGGTTTCAGGTCTGCCTGTTACAGGAGTCTTTGATGAGGCCACGAAGGTGGCAATGAACAAACCAAGATGTGGCGTCCCTGACAAGGAGATGGGTCTGACCAACCCTGTAGTCGCTACTGTGCCTGAGAGCAGTGGCGACTTTGATTTTGAAAACAGCACCAGTAACAACACAACAAGTGGCGCTTCTTTTGGAACTGCAAATTTCTCTGAAGATGAcatattaaattttaatgatACTGACAGTGTGCTCACAGGCATTTCCAATGACACCAGCATGAATTATACAACAGAGATTTTAAATATCACTTCTCTAAACAGCTCACATGACAGCCGACTGGGCAGCCAAACGGGAAATATCAGCGTGAACACGAGCCAAAGCGAAGCAGTGAGACGCAGGAAGCGACATCTTGCAGGTCTCATTTCCAAAACCAGGAAGACGAGAGATGTGAGTCAAACTGACCACATGGCCTTTTCCAAGAAGGTTTTGAAATGGAGGCTGATAGGTGAAGGCTACAGCAGTCAGCTGACCATTGAAGACCAGAGGTACATCTTCCGATTGGCTTTCAGGATGTGGAGTGAAGTGTCACCACTGGAATTTGTGGAAGATACGCATGCCCCATTGGAGGATGTTGACATCAGGCTGGGATTTGGCACAG GAAGGCATCTGGGATGTAATCAGAAGTTTGATGGCACTGGTCAAGAATTTGCCCATGCTTGGTTCCTGGGTGATATCCACTTTGACGATGACGAGCACTTCACAGCTCCCAATGTTGGCAGTGGAATCAGCCTGCTCAAA GTAGCGGTTCATGAGATTGGCCATGTTTTGGGTCTACCCCACATCTATAGACCCGGATCCATAATGCAGCCCAGCTATCTGCCCCAGGAGTCCAGCTTTGAGATGAACTGGATGGACAGAAAAGCTATACAGCAACTCTATG GAGCCTGTAAAGGCCGGTTCGACACAGTGTTTGATTGGATAAGGAAGGAGAAGACACCATATGGGGAGGTGGTGATCCGCTTTAACACCTATTTCATGAGAGATGGCTGGTACTGGCTGTATGAGAACAGAAATAATAGAACGCGTTATGGTGACCCAGTTCCCCTGCAAACTGGTTGGCATGGGATCCCTATGGATGGAGTTGAtgcatatgtgcatgtgtggtcCAGAAAAAGAGATGCTGTATATTTCTTTAGAG GTACTCAATTTTGGAAGTATGATAGCGAGAATGACCAGGTGTTCAGACAGGATCCTGAAGGTCACCGGTATCCGAGGTTAATCTCTGAAGGTTTCCCAGGGGTACCAAGCCCTATTGACACAGCCTTTTATGACAGGAGGGACTCCCACAtctatttctttaaaaacaatctT GTGTATGCATTCAACGTGGAAGCCAACGACTTGGCAAGAGGCTTCCCCAAAAACATCAGAGATGTTTTCCCTCCCGTGGTGAACAGAGACCATCCAGATGGCAACATTGATGCTGCCTACTTCTCCTACACTCACAATGCCATCTTTCTACTCAAGGGCATACGCTTCTGGCAAGTAGTGGGCAGTCGTGATCGTTGGCAAAGGCCCTTTCTGCCACGAAATGGCCTGCTGCCACATAAGGAGGTGGATCAGCACTGGTTTGATATCTGCAACGTTCATCCCACCGCACTCAAACTAACCCGCTGA